In Bosea sp. Tri-49, a genomic segment contains:
- a CDS encoding DUF1236 domain-containing protein — MMKNLAIIAALAVVPATAFSQSNSGAAGGAAAGAGTGAVGGAIVGGPAGAAVGAVGGATVGAVVGGITADKRTEFRTYVREQKVPSVTYREKVVVGATLPTTVTYHEVPARYGKTEYRYTVVNDQTVLVEPKSRKIVQIIE; from the coding sequence ATGATGAAGAACCTCGCTATTATCGCCGCGCTCGCCGTTGTCCCGGCGACGGCGTTCTCACAGTCGAACTCGGGTGCCGCTGGCGGCGCTGCCGCCGGTGCAGGCACCGGTGCCGTCGGAGGGGCAATCGTCGGTGGGCCCGCTGGTGCAGCTGTAGGCGCGGTCGGTGGCGCCACAGTCGGCGCGGTGGTCGGCGGTATCACCGCGGATAAGCGGACCGAGTTTCGCACCTATGTGAGGGAGCAAAAGGTGCCTTCGGTCACATATCGGGAAAAGGTCGTCGTGGGCGCCACGTTGCCGACGACGGTGACCTACCACGAGGTGCCCGCTCGCTACGGCAAGACCGAGTATCGCTACACGGTAGTCAATGATCAGACCGTCCTGGTCGAGCCGAAGTCGCGCAAGATCGTTCAGATCATCGAATGA
- a CDS encoding DUF982 domain-containing protein translates to MGRHWFNPAVYVETDRAGHSYAVTSVEKAAELLMAWPERSNEWEEAFRACAAAVHGKKSADEARIAFEKAAAAANRLILTTVG, encoded by the coding sequence ATGGGACGTCACTGGTTCAACCCGGCCGTCTATGTCGAGACCGATCGCGCCGGCCATTCCTATGCAGTCACATCAGTGGAGAAGGCTGCCGAGCTGCTCATGGCGTGGCCAGAGCGCAGCAACGAATGGGAAGAAGCGTTTCGAGCTTGTGCAGCCGCTGTCCACGGCAAGAAGTCGGCCGATGAAGCTCGGATCGCGTTCGAGAAGGCTGCGGCAGCGGCCAACCGTCTGATTTTGACGACCGTTGGCTAG
- a CDS encoding DUF1236 domain-containing protein, whose protein sequence is MKKIFLAAALALAPAVAFAQTSTTTTTTITTEQQSKVRAYVVKEKPASMKVTESVTVGTALPASVTLQTLPADVGVTQYRYAVVNDKTVLVEPSSRKIVQIIE, encoded by the coding sequence ATGAAGAAGATCTTTCTTGCAGCCGCTCTCGCCCTAGCTCCGGCGGTGGCGTTCGCCCAGACGTCAACCACGACCACCACAACGATCACGACCGAGCAACAGAGCAAGGTCCGAGCCTATGTGGTCAAGGAGAAGCCCGCCTCCATGAAGGTGACCGAGTCAGTTACCGTTGGAACGGCTCTGCCGGCCTCGGTTACGCTCCAAACCTTGCCGGCGGACGTCGGCGTCACCCAGTACCGCTACGCGGTCGTCAACGACAAGACGGTTCTGGTCGAGCCGAGCTCGCGCAAGATCGTCCAGATCATCGAGTAA
- a CDS encoding type II toxin-antitoxin system HipA family toxin, with translation MLHLVGETVDAKRAHLRAQAGELVQLVRGIYVDATDDVEATVLGHAVRIARYLYPTAYLSSASASLFGPTPDGRLFISGRRNQRTRLRTLEIVQNEAPAYPSTVSVVIGDDMGELRAEASSPRQRFLEAFRLRSEHATAINEPMRAQMAARLVEEYGTPRAAADAVWALARENGWYREGEGAERYMLARPSAGKITGNKAALEFLLAWHGTPLGYLTHDGLEWRWKASGRGGRPPLIRETIPGKLPPFIESLLPEGWLARVLHQRDERDVLRSGKRYMSNIAIVRNREELARIPADVLQGELAAFSRSGRFIGRYCGPGRGEIEETFEQNLARLYAQAQTPRLSGVQIKAPMCLTADGTLVPAIELPFTHIFKPAGTAGFETLPVVEWLCLELGRAVGFEVPAAALIDMPAGMPPALVVERFDIRRNADDHRILAMEDFCSILELPTSAKYDGTIERMARGLRPLSTDPAADLEILFRRALFAWFIADGDMHLKNLALLKSAEPGSRQFATVRFAPLYDAVTTRIFPGLASDRMALKLNGKDDRLTRQDFLTLARTIDLPAPRAEAAISELAMRLSETAPHMAFPEQLGGGAAKAVQEAIRRLIAERAVTFR, from the coding sequence GTGCTCCATCTTGTCGGCGAGACGGTTGATGCCAAGCGCGCCCATTTGAGAGCTCAGGCGGGCGAACTGGTTCAGCTCGTCCGCGGCATCTACGTCGATGCAACGGATGACGTCGAGGCCACGGTGCTAGGCCATGCGGTGCGTATCGCCCGTTATCTTTATCCGACTGCCTATTTGTCGTCAGCTAGCGCGAGCCTCTTCGGGCCGACGCCGGATGGACGACTGTTTATCAGCGGGCGCCGCAACCAGCGCACGCGCCTGCGAACGCTCGAGATCGTCCAGAACGAGGCGCCCGCGTACCCCTCTACCGTCAGCGTCGTCATCGGCGACGACATGGGCGAGCTGAGAGCCGAGGCGTCGTCTCCGCGTCAGCGCTTCCTGGAAGCCTTTCGATTGCGCAGCGAGCATGCAACCGCGATTAACGAGCCCATGCGCGCGCAGATGGCGGCGCGGCTCGTCGAAGAATATGGGACACCACGGGCCGCTGCGGACGCAGTCTGGGCGCTTGCCCGCGAGAATGGATGGTACCGGGAAGGAGAGGGGGCAGAGCGTTACATGCTCGCCCGACCGAGCGCGGGCAAGATTACTGGCAACAAGGCGGCTCTGGAGTTTCTCCTAGCTTGGCACGGGACGCCGCTCGGATATTTGACCCATGACGGCCTCGAATGGCGATGGAAGGCTTCGGGACGAGGCGGCCGCCCGCCGCTCATTCGCGAGACGATACCGGGCAAGCTGCCGCCATTCATCGAGTCCCTCCTGCCGGAAGGTTGGCTTGCTCGGGTACTCCATCAGCGGGACGAGCGTGACGTGCTGCGCTCGGGCAAGCGCTATATGTCCAACATCGCGATCGTCCGAAACCGTGAGGAGCTCGCGAGGATCCCTGCGGACGTTCTTCAAGGCGAGCTTGCCGCCTTCTCGAGAAGCGGCCGCTTCATTGGTCGCTATTGCGGCCCCGGACGGGGAGAGATCGAGGAGACCTTTGAGCAGAATCTCGCGCGGCTCTATGCGCAGGCCCAGACCCCGCGCTTGTCCGGCGTCCAGATCAAGGCGCCGATGTGCCTGACCGCCGACGGCACTCTGGTGCCGGCGATCGAGCTGCCGTTTACGCATATATTCAAGCCGGCAGGCACCGCTGGCTTCGAAACCTTGCCTGTAGTCGAGTGGCTTTGCCTTGAGCTTGGCAGGGCGGTCGGGTTTGAGGTTCCCGCCGCAGCTTTGATCGACATGCCTGCCGGTATGCCACCGGCACTCGTTGTCGAGCGGTTCGATATCCGGCGGAACGCCGATGATCATCGCATATTGGCGATGGAGGACTTCTGCTCGATCCTGGAGCTCCCGACCTCAGCCAAATACGATGGCACGATCGAGCGCATGGCGCGGGGATTGCGTCCGCTGTCGACCGATCCGGCCGCCGATCTCGAAATCCTGTTCCGGCGCGCCCTGTTCGCCTGGTTCATCGCCGACGGTGACATGCATCTTAAGAACCTGGCGCTCTTGAAGAGCGCCGAGCCCGGATCACGTCAATTCGCGACCGTTCGGTTTGCGCCCCTTTACGATGCGGTCACGACCCGAATCTTCCCGGGTCTTGCAAGCGACCGGATGGCGTTGAAGCTCAACGGCAAGGACGATCGCCTTACACGCCAGGATTTTCTGACACTTGCACGGACCATCGATCTGCCGGCTCCACGCGCCGAGGCGGCCATATCGGAACTCGCCATGCGCCTGAGTGAGACGGCGCCTCACATGGCGTTTCCCGAGCAATTGGGGGGAGGGGCCGCAAAGGCTGTGCAGGAGGCCATCCGCCGCCTCATCGCCGAGCGCGCCGTGACCTTTCGGTGA